In Maridesulfovibrio bastinii DSM 16055, the genomic window TATTATTGCCCGAGTCATAAACTCTTGTAAACCACAATATGGACACCGGGAATATCCCGCGGCCATTTCCATGTTCAATGATTTCAGGACGAAAGGCCGGAAAAGCTCGTCCCTGTTGAAAGGGCTGACCGATGATTCTTTTAAAGCGATCAGCCCCGAGTTCGCAGTCGCAGGTCCGGGGAAACGCTTTCTACAGCGGAATCAGTTATGGAAAACATTTCAGGACCGTGGTCGTAGCCCATAAGATGCAGCAGGGCATGGGTAAGCAGTCTGACAAAATGTTCTTCCGGATTTTGACCGTAAAGTTTTATTTCCCGGTTCAAAGTATCCACAGAAAGAACGATTTCACCAAGATTTCCCTGCTCATCGCCTTTTCCATCTTCCGTAGAAGGAAAACTGAGCACATTCGTAGGTCCGGTACAATTCAAATAAGCACTGTTAACGTTTGCAATTCTGCCGTCATCAACAATTCTCAAACCGAAATTTAGTTCTTCCATGCCGAAAAAATTTTCCAGCAGTTCCACAGCGTCTTCAACTTCTCCCCTGCTTAAAGGGAAAAGTGGATGCGGAATTGTATCATAAGTTATATCGGCCATTGCAAACCCGGTCTATTTTTTATCTTCCAGATCATAAGCGCGGACAATTTTGGAAACAAGCGGATGCCTGACGACATCTGATTCATCAAAACGTATAAAGCTTATTCCATCCACACCCTGCAGAATTTTAGCGGCATTTACAAGACCTGAGCGGTGCTTGTCCGGGAGATCTATCTGGGTGATATCTCCGGTCACAACCACTTTTGAGCCAAAGCCCATGCGGGTGATGAACATTTTCATCTGCTCAGGAGTGGTATTCTGGGCTTCATCAAGGATAATAAAAGCATTATTTAAAGTTCTGCCGCGCATAAAAGCCAGCGGAGCTATCTCAATAGTATTCTCCTCAAGCATTTCCAGAACTTTGGGCTGATCAAGCATATCGTAGAGGGCATCATACAAAGGGCGTAGATAAGGATTAATTTTTTCCACCAGATCGCCGGGCAGAAAGCCCAGCTTTTCTCCGGCTTCAACCGCAGGTCTGGTCAGTATTATCCTTTTAACTTCTTTGCGGGTCAGCGCATGGACCGCCATAGCCACCGCCAGATATGTCTTGCCTGTTCCTGCCGGTCCAAGAGCAAAAGTCATATCGCTTTCCCTTACAGCTGAAAAATAAGCCCTTTGGGCCAGAGAACGCGGGATAAGCGTTTTGCGGTGGGAAACAGCAAAAATTTCGTCCCTGAAAATACTGCCGAGATCGGCCGAAGGATCGCGGGAAAGAATGCGGTAGGCACTTTCCACATCCTGAGGATAAACTGCTTTGCCGGATTTCATCAGCCCGTAGAGCTGAGAAAATGTTTTAGCAACGGGATCAATAATTTCTTCGCTGGCAGCCTGAAAAACAAGACTGCTGCCCCGGCTGTCTATACGAACACCTGATTTTGCGGCAATGCTTTCTAAATTTGAATTTTGCGGCCCGAAAAGGGTACTGGCCAGCTCGATGCTCTCGAACTCCAGTTTGACGCAGACTTTATCTGAATTATTCATTTCTTTGTCCTGACGAAAAACATCAGGCAGAGATACGGCACCAAAGCGGAATATGCAACCGTTTTGAGTATGATTTTCACGGATTCGGGGCTTAAGTCTTTATTCAGAAAGAAGATCCTCTACTGCGGCCAGAAGAGCTGTGGAGTTAAAAGGTTTGGTGAAAGTATATTTGACGCCGAACATTTTTATCCAGTCCAGAGAATCATAATTGGCCGAGGAACTTCCTCCGGACACCGCAATGATTTTAACATCAGGATTTTCTTTCATTAATTCCCTTACAGTCTGGACACCCTCTTTTTCCGGCATAAAAATATCCGTCACAACTAAATCTATATCGCTGTCAGAATATAATTTCAGAGCTTCAACACCATCTTCAGCCTCTTCTACCTCATAATGCTCATTTTCAAACATCGCCCGCAGGATCTGGCGTGAAATGGGATCATCATCAACTACAAGAATTCGGGGCATCAGTTTCTCCTAAAAAACAGTTTAATCAATCTCAAAACGTATGTTTTAAATATACATTAAATATTTATTAAATGTCTAGTATTCACTCAAAAAAGCTTACAAAAACAATATAGAAAGGCTATTATAAACCCAATATGCTACTTCATGCTTCCTCTGAAAATCTTATATTCAATAAGTCTGCACTCTATTTTTGCATTGTAGAAAGGTATTCTTCTGGACGATCTTAACCCGACACATTTAGCCAGGTCAAAATTACCCGTAAAGACGTAACCCCTATAGCCCTGACAACTGGTCTTTAAAAAATCGCCTATGGCCGAATATGTGTTTTGCAGCTCGGCAGGGTTGCCAAGACGTTCCCCGTATTCAGGGTTAATCACCACAACTCCGCCATTGTCAGGAATCTCTGTTTTCCTGAAATCACATACATCAAATTCAATGTGATGTTCAACACCTGCTTCGCGGGCATTTTTCCTTGCGGCTTCAATCGCTTCCGGGTCAATATCTGTGGCGATAATTCTGCCTGTAATTTCAGTGCGTTCCTTCTGTTCAGCTTCGGCGCAGAGCTGATCAAAATAATTTTCATCATATCCGGGCAAACGCATAAAGGCGAAATCGTCCCGCAAAAGTCCGGGTGCTCCGTTAAGCCCGATAAGAGCGGCTTCTATAGCCAGAGTTCCACTACCGCACATGGGAGAAATAAAATTGCCCTTTCCAAACCAGCCGGTTGCGGAAATGATGGACGCGGCAAGAGTCTCCTGCAAAGGAGCCTTATGCGGAAATTTACGGTATCCCCTTCTCGAAAGCGGTTCACCGGATGTATCAAGGTAAACCACGCAATCACTGTCGCGCCAATAGAGAAAAGGAATTATGCCGCACAGATCAGGACCGGAATGTGGACGTTTTCCCGTAACTTCACGCATTCTGTCTACTATTGCGTCTTTAACTTTTACATTGGCAAATCTGGAGTCGTTAACAGTTTCCGTTTTCACAGAGGAAGTGACTGTGAGATAATCGTCAGAGGTTAGCACCCTTTCCCAGACTATTGATTTGACATTATCGTACAGTTCTTCGGGAGTGGAAGCCTGAAATCTTTTAAGCTGGTATAAAACCCTGTGACCGGAACGAACATAAAGATTAAGCTTCATACATTCGTTTAATGAAGCTTTTATTTCTACTCCGGCAACCTTTTCTTCCCTGATTTTAAAACCCATTCTGTCCAGCTCTTTGGCTAGATATGGAGAAAAACCTTTCGGACAGGTAACCAGAACTATACTTTTTCTTTCAAAATCAAGCATTGCATCCCTTCAGCATAGAATATCGTCACGAATTTTATAAAACTCGCGCTTATAGTAATTATTATCATAAAAATTGTTTGGAATAAAATAAAAACAGGAGATGCGAAAACTTTGCTTCCCACAGAAAAAATTATTCCCCCCAAAAAACATATACCACCATTATTTGAGGTGACATACTGTCATTGGAGGGAAAAAACAACAATTAAGGTAAATTTGACAGAAATAGATTAAAAAAAGGGTCCATTATGCTTCATAAAGATCAAAAAACTCTTTCCTCGCGTTGGATTGAGCCACCTTTCTTATTGAGTTCAAATCTTCATAATTATCAAGAAGCAGGTCAACAACATCGCTGCTAAACGCAGAACCGGACATATCTTTAAGCACGGCACGGGCTATATCCATAGGCATTCCATCTCTGTAAGGCCGATCTTCGGTTATGGCGGTAAAAACATCGGCAACAGCAAGAACCTGACAATCCAGACTGAGATCAGCTCCTGTAAGCCCGAAAGGATATCCTTTGCCATCAATCCTTTCATGGTGGTTGCAGGCCCATTCCGTGATATTTGTAAAACCCTGCACCGCGCTTAAAATCTTACGGCAATATTTTGGATGGCTGCGCATCACGGTCCACTCCTCATCCTTGAGAGGCCCGTTTTTCTCCAGAATAGATTCCGGGACAGCCAGCTTACCGAGATCGTGCAGATTACCTGCAATACGCATGTAGTCGCATTTTATGCTGGGGCTATCCATAAGACAGGTCAGCGTTCCGGCGATTTCAGCCACACCTCTGGAGTGGGTTGCCGTAAAACTGCTGCGGTAATCAATAATTTTAGAAAAAAGTCTGGTGTACTCAAGAAGCTCGTTATGGCTGAGTTCTTCATTTTCAAGATGTTCGGGTGCCAGAGTGAAAAGATTATCCTGAGGATTATCAAGCTGATCAGCAAATCCCGGTTGAACAGACAAATCGCAGAATGCTTCAACATGCAGGGGATTAAACATTATACCTTTTTTCTCGATAATTTTTTGGCGTATCCTTTCCAGCTGCCCTGCTGACGGAACATCTCTTTTGATCTGGACATCAATTCTGTCAGCCAGATTAACAACATTGCCACACTCCAGAGTAAAATTGTTTTTATCTTTTATATCAGCATATTTATCGTGATGGTGGCGGATATATTGTGCGACTGAATAAAATCTTGGATACGGTCTGACCAGTCTGTAACCGGCTTCGCAATGAACAATGCCGTCAGTTTCAAACTCAAGGGCATCCAGCCGGCTCCGATATGAAAGAGCACCAGCATCATGCATCAACCCGGCAAAAAGAAGATCGCGCTGAACCTCTGCGGAATAGCCAAGCTGATGGGAAAGACGTGCTGCCAGAAATCCTACTCTGACATGATGGTTGCTGACTGCTGACGAAATCAGATCCATGCCAAGTGAAAGCGACTTGATAAGCTCGATTAACCGAACACCTAAATTTTCACTCATTTCCCAACCTCATACATACTTAAAAATCATCGAAAGAATCCGGAAACGGCAATGCCTATCATTGTCAGCAGAACAATCGTATGATTATAAAACGAGTCTTACTGGTAAAAAACTTGTCACCTGATACACCCAAAACCAGACCATAATCAATCATTGCCGGGACGTCTTCAGATTTGTAAATTCTCTACTGCGCCGCACTTACAGGCATTTCTATTTCATACCCTATTGCGAGAATTTTTTCACGGGTCGCAGTGATAAAACCAGCACTCCCCTTCCCGCAATGTCCACACGCAAAGGTATAGACACATTTCTGACCACAATTGTTATCCTTTGAGGCATAAATATAGCCATTAATACAGTGCGGGCAATCGCTTTTTAAAAAAACAGGTTTATTTTTTTCCAGATAATTTTTTTTGTCAGCCTGCCACAGCCGGTAATATTCCTGTGCTGTTTTACCAATATTCAGCGGCAGACGATCCAGATTCTGAAAAGACTGCAAGATATAGTTCCGTGAATCCGCAGACATAGCCCTGACTCTGTCCAGACAGCTGTTAAAAGAGTCCAGCCGTCCCGGAGCAGTGCCATCAAGTCCGAATGTAGCATGTATTTTTTTCCAGAGGTCGAGAAATTCAACTTCGGTCATTTTTTATTCCTCTGAAGCTGTGCAAGTTTTAGAAATTCATTTTCGCTTATCAATTCATTGCCGGGCTGCGGACAGTCGTTCCACATTTCCTCTTTGAGCCAGCGCGAAGCACAGGGTACGAAGCGTCCTTTTTCTCTTTGCCACTGGCTGGTAAGCGACTGGGTGTTCAGTGCTGAAAGTAAATTATCAAGGTCCGGGAGCAGATTCTTGAGGTGAAGCCTTTTCCATTCCCTTAAGGCGGCCGAACGGCCCTGCTTGCGCGGGTATTCCTTCCAGAAAAGATCAAAGCCGTCACACCCGCTCTCCTTTGCTCCTGAGATTTTTCCATCAGGGTTCTGCACTGGCTCTGCCACAGAATCAGGAGAGAGAG contains:
- the ybeY gene encoding rRNA maturation RNase YbeY, translated to MADITYDTIPHPLFPLSRGEVEDAVELLENFFGMEELNFGLRIVDDGRIANVNSAYLNCTGPTNVLSFPSTEDGKGDEQGNLGEIVLSVDTLNREIKLYGQNPEEHFVRLLTHALLHLMGYDHGPEMFSITDSAVESVSPDLRLRTRG
- a CDS encoding PhoH family protein — its product is MNNSDKVCVKLEFESIELASTLFGPQNSNLESIAAKSGVRIDSRGSSLVFQAASEEIIDPVAKTFSQLYGLMKSGKAVYPQDVESAYRILSRDPSADLGSIFRDEIFAVSHRKTLIPRSLAQRAYFSAVRESDMTFALGPAGTGKTYLAVAMAVHALTRKEVKRIILTRPAVEAGEKLGFLPGDLVEKINPYLRPLYDALYDMLDQPKVLEMLEENTIEIAPLAFMRGRTLNNAFIILDEAQNTTPEQMKMFITRMGFGSKVVVTGDITQIDLPDKHRSGLVNAAKILQGVDGISFIRFDESDVVRHPLVSKIVRAYDLEDKK
- a CDS encoding response regulator; the encoded protein is MPRILVVDDDPISRQILRAMFENEHYEVEEAEDGVEALKLYSDSDIDLVVTDIFMPEKEGVQTVRELMKENPDVKIIAVSGGSSSANYDSLDWIKMFGVKYTFTKPFNSTALLAAVEDLLSE
- a CDS encoding THUMP domain-containing class I SAM-dependent RNA methyltransferase; its protein translation is MLDFERKSIVLVTCPKGFSPYLAKELDRMGFKIREEKVAGVEIKASLNECMKLNLYVRSGHRVLYQLKRFQASTPEELYDNVKSIVWERVLTSDDYLTVTSSVKTETVNDSRFANVKVKDAIVDRMREVTGKRPHSGPDLCGIIPFLYWRDSDCVVYLDTSGEPLSRRGYRKFPHKAPLQETLAASIISATGWFGKGNFISPMCGSGTLAIEAALIGLNGAPGLLRDDFAFMRLPGYDENYFDQLCAEAEQKERTEITGRIIATDIDPEAIEAARKNAREAGVEHHIEFDVCDFRKTEIPDNGGVVVINPEYGERLGNPAELQNTYSAIGDFLKTSCQGYRGYVFTGNFDLAKCVGLRSSRRIPFYNAKIECRLIEYKIFRGSMK
- a CDS encoding HD domain-containing phosphohydrolase; translation: MSENLGVRLIELIKSLSLGMDLISSAVSNHHVRVGFLAARLSHQLGYSAEVQRDLLFAGLMHDAGALSYRSRLDALEFETDGIVHCEAGYRLVRPYPRFYSVAQYIRHHHDKYADIKDKNNFTLECGNVVNLADRIDVQIKRDVPSAGQLERIRQKIIEKKGIMFNPLHVEAFCDLSVQPGFADQLDNPQDNLFTLAPEHLENEELSHNELLEYTRLFSKIIDYRSSFTATHSRGVAEIAGTLTCLMDSPSIKCDYMRIAGNLHDLGKLAVPESILEKNGPLKDEEWTVMRSHPKYCRKILSAVQGFTNITEWACNHHERIDGKGYPFGLTGADLSLDCQVLAVADVFTAITEDRPYRDGMPMDIARAVLKDMSGSAFSSDVVDLLLDNYEDLNSIRKVAQSNARKEFFDLYEA